A genome region from Manihot esculenta cultivar AM560-2 chromosome 5, M.esculenta_v8, whole genome shotgun sequence includes the following:
- the LOC110615369 gene encoding extensin-like, which produces MGDTSDYSSYHPYPSYMPYPPYYPPYPPYPMFSPPPHYQNPANPNAGSAAPPFPPPAEPIIHEIRPPKPNPSVGSKVKMTNYLKLDVPKYKEGDEPFEYIKAMKMIADELRPGDSGAMQMAGFTMKCKKTKEWFKNYVESKLDGLS; this is translated from the coding sequence ATGGGAGATACATCAGATTACTCTAGCTACCACCCATACCCCTcatacatgccctatcctccctactacccaccatatccaccctatCCTATGTTCTCACCTCCACCCCATTACCAGAATCCGGCAAACCCTAATGCAGGGAGTGCTGCACCACCTTTTCCtcccccagcagaaccaataaTTCATGAAATCCGACCACCCAAACCTAATCCATCAGTAGGGAGCAAGGTAAAAATGACAAATTACCTGAAGTTGGATGTTCCTAAGTATAAAGAGGGTGATGAGCcatttgagtacattaaagcaatGAAAATGATAGCTGATGAGTTAAGGCCTGGGGACAGTGGAGCCATGCAAATGGCGGGATTCACTATGAAGTGCAAAAAGAcaaaggagtggttcaagaattatgtggaatcGAAGCTAGATGGCTTATCTTAG